In Fibrobacter sp., a single window of DNA contains:
- a CDS encoding histidine triad nucleotide-binding protein has translation MSENCLFCKIIKGEIPSKKIYEDDDVFAFYDVAPQAPVHFLVVPKRHIASLMDMKPEDAELVGKLLYRGQQIAKDLGLEESGARFVFNCKEDAGQTVFHIHLHVVGGQKFGWPPFPVV, from the coding sequence ATGAGCGAAAACTGCCTTTTCTGTAAAATCATCAAGGGAGAAATCCCTTCCAAGAAAATCTACGAAGACGACGACGTGTTCGCCTTCTACGACGTGGCACCCCAGGCCCCCGTCCACTTTCTGGTGGTCCCCAAGCGCCATATCGCCTCCCTCATGGACATGAAGCCCGAAGACGCCGAACTGGTGGGCAAGCTGCTCTACCGCGGCCAGCAAATCGCCAAGGACCTGGGACTCGAAGAGTCCGGCGCCCGTTTCGTGTTCAACTGCAAGGAAGATGCGGGTCAGACCGTTTTCCACATCCACCTGCACGTGGTGGGCGGACAGAAGTTCGGCTGGCCTCCGTTCCCGGTTGTCTAG
- the recO gene encoding DNA repair protein RecO encodes MQKTKSIVLHRYPYSDSSWIVKALTEECGIVSFIVKGGKRKESPFRGALDPLALAEVVFKHNPNAELQFVKEATLLRWHESMRGDLLHLAQAQVMAEMILRYAPQGVPLDEEFQHLEASLAELDSKGLADGAFARWLLATCEMWGYHLELGACGRCEKPLTEPAADFSPESGTFLCKDCLGVASPRAKKETLDGFWALHRNLPFQDFQYTENALISYLRNHIGFLKEIHSLQWLQEIRKLCSTPKT; translated from the coding sequence ATGCAAAAAACAAAATCCATAGTCCTCCACCGTTACCCCTACAGCGATTCCAGCTGGATCGTGAAGGCCCTGACGGAGGAATGTGGGATCGTGTCCTTCATCGTGAAGGGCGGAAAGCGGAAGGAGTCGCCTTTCAGGGGCGCCCTGGACCCGCTCGCTCTTGCGGAGGTGGTGTTCAAGCACAACCCGAATGCCGAACTGCAATTCGTCAAGGAGGCCACGCTTCTCCGCTGGCACGAATCCATGCGGGGCGACCTGCTGCACCTGGCGCAGGCCCAGGTGATGGCGGAAATGATCCTGCGTTACGCCCCCCAGGGCGTGCCCCTGGACGAGGAATTCCAGCATCTGGAAGCATCGCTTGCGGAACTGGACAGCAAGGGCCTTGCCGACGGCGCTTTCGCCCGCTGGCTCCTTGCCACCTGCGAAATGTGGGGCTACCATCTGGAACTTGGCGCCTGCGGACGCTGCGAAAAGCCCCTGACGGAACCGGCGGCGGATTTTTCTCCGGAATCGGGGACGTTCCTGTGCAAGGACTGCCTGGGAGTCGCCTCCCCCCGCGCCAAGAAAGAAACCCTGGACGGATTCTGGGCACTCCACAGGAACTTGCCCTTTCAAGATTTCCAATATACCGAGAACGCCTTAATTTCCTATCTTAGGAACCACATCGGCTTCTTGAAGGAGATTCATTCCCTCCAATGGCTACAGGAGATTCGAAAACTATGCTCAACCCCAAAGACATAA